A DNA window from Desulfovibrio intestinalis contains the following coding sequences:
- a CDS encoding MarR family winged helix-turn-helix transcriptional regulator, which produces MRKTSVELRIQQAVLDDHDDPDIQRLRNNHICFALLSLVNQFYTLERQCRNFGTDVEIYLAEIQMIMTIHNAEGIHVNGLAQKLGITKGSVSEMLRKLERKGLVRKEKDPLKLTRLNVYLTEKGTIAHQSHISFHQKLDSLVFETAAEHDPETVKVFAQFLNKILGRLTAFSKADAQPLATCAEQHHKIDA; this is translated from the coding sequence ATGAGAAAAACCTCTGTGGAACTTCGCATTCAGCAGGCAGTTCTGGACGACCACGACGACCCTGACATCCAGCGGCTGCGCAACAACCACATCTGCTTTGCCCTGCTTTCGCTGGTAAACCAGTTTTATACACTGGAACGCCAATGCCGCAATTTCGGTACTGATGTGGAAATTTATCTGGCTGAAATCCAGATGATCATGACCATCCACAATGCCGAAGGCATTCATGTGAACGGGTTGGCCCAAAAACTGGGAATAACCAAGGGCAGCGTATCTGAAATGCTGCGCAAACTTGAGCGCAAGGGGCTTGTGCGCAAGGAAAAAGATCCGCTAAAATTAACTCGGCTCAATGTCTATCTTACCGAAAAAGGCACTATCGCCCACCAGAGCCACATATCTTTTCACCAAAAACTGGACAGTCTCGTTTTTGAAACCGCGGCAGAACACGATCCTGAAACTGTTAAGGTTTTCGCGCAGTTTTTAAATAAAATTCTTGGCCGCCTTACCGCTTTCAGCAAGGCAGATGCGCAGCCTTTAGCAACGTGCGCAGAGCAGCACCACAAGATTGACGCCTGA
- a CDS encoding class I SAM-dependent methyltransferase, producing the protein MSGHDMIGKGEAFTGLKSGRRYELMASVFGLNSDFYSRALGDLRLEDGMAALDMGCGTGALSFALAQKSSRRCNIHGVDLSEDQIAYANKRLEAQGGPLHFSTASMDDALFPDAGLDLIMTSMALHEATPQVRRAALANTARMLKPGGKFLLVDVAKPLLRGWGLLLRPVIAMRKKHRDNCNNVYADICENLGLIRTEDSYITPIVRRQIFVRFEQTASSSPHAPE; encoded by the coding sequence ATGAGCGGGCACGATATGATCGGCAAAGGCGAAGCCTTCACTGGCCTGAAGTCGGGCAGACGGTACGAACTCATGGCCAGCGTGTTCGGACTGAACAGCGATTTTTACAGCCGCGCCCTTGGCGACCTGCGTCTTGAGGACGGTATGGCCGCTCTGGACATGGGCTGCGGTACGGGCGCACTAAGCTTCGCACTGGCGCAAAAATCTTCGCGCCGCTGCAACATACACGGAGTGGACCTTTCTGAAGACCAGATAGCCTATGCAAACAAGCGCCTTGAGGCTCAGGGCGGCCCGCTGCATTTCAGCACAGCCTCTATGGACGACGCGCTCTTTCCCGATGCGGGGCTGGACCTGATAATGACCTCAATGGCCTTGCACGAAGCCACGCCGCAAGTGCGCCGCGCGGCTCTGGCCAACACCGCGCGCATGCTCAAGCCCGGCGGCAAATTTCTTTTGGTGGACGTGGCAAAACCACTTTTACGGGGATGGGGCCTGCTGCTGCGCCCGGTCATAGCCATGAGGAAAAAGCACCGCGACAACTGCAACAATGTTTACGCGGATATTTGCGAAAATTTGGGGCTGATTAGGACAGAAGACAGCTATATTACCCCCATCGTGCGCAGACAAATTTTTGTGCGGTTTGAACAGACTGCCAGCAGCAGTCCGCACGCTCCTGAGTAG
- a CDS encoding NUDIX hydrolase, whose amino-acid sequence MKKDVVCPHCGKPYSCFRNPAPTADVVIYEPDRGVVIIRRRHAPIGFALPGGFIDEGEQAEDAAMREMREETGLDVELTGLLGVYSRPKRDPRQHTLTVVFTGKARNPDAIQAGDDAAQAAFYPLDALPEPLVFDHAEILEHFRQTLSGQRFVAAVQPLACHHLPGMQGCRKKSTESADQVTLAEQSTLAGQAGLAESGKPTEPAGQEKEIC is encoded by the coding sequence ATGAAAAAAGACGTTGTTTGCCCGCACTGCGGCAAGCCCTACTCCTGCTTTCGCAACCCCGCGCCCACGGCTGATGTGGTTATCTATGAGCCGGACAGGGGCGTGGTGATAATTCGCCGCAGGCATGCCCCCATAGGGTTTGCCCTGCCGGGCGGGTTTATTGACGAAGGCGAGCAGGCCGAAGACGCAGCCATGCGTGAAATGCGTGAAGAAACCGGGCTGGACGTTGAGCTGACAGGCTTGCTGGGCGTGTATTCGCGCCCCAAGCGTGACCCGCGCCAGCATACGCTTACGGTGGTTTTTACAGGCAAGGCGCGCAACCCCGACGCCATTCAGGCTGGCGACGACGCGGCGCAGGCAGCGTTCTATCCCCTGGACGCCCTGCCGGAACCGCTGGTTTTCGATCATGCGGAAATTCTGGAGCATTTCAGGCAAACGTTGTCCGGGCAACGCTTCGTGGCTGCGGTGCAGCCTCTGGCTTGCCATCATTTGCCCGGTATGCAGGGCTGTAGGAAAAAAAGCACAGAATCTGCCGACCAAGTTACGCTGGCCGAACAATCTACGTTGGCCGGACAAGCCGGGTTGGCTGAGTCGGGTAAACCAACTGAACCCGCCGGACAGGAAAAGGAGATTTGCTGA
- a CDS encoding UbiD family decarboxylase → MGYRNMQECLADLEAHGHLKRIDAEVDPNLELAAIQRRAFRAKAPALLFTRVKGTSFPMLCNLFGTRERLHYIFRDSLPAVQAVLDAKADPVAALKKPWRALPAVPGLWHMLPKVRRGNGGEGGNVPVLECRCKPADLPQLTCWPMDGGAFITLPLVYTEDPAKPGADSSNLGMYRVQQSGNEYTPDEMGLHYQIHRGIGVHHAHAIAAGRPLPVHVYVGGPPSLTVAAVMPLPEGLSELRFAGLLGGRRMELARAEGLPLPALAEADFCISGHIMPSPKPEGPFGDHVGYYSLTHDFPVLKVDAVYHRKGAVWPFTAVGRPPQEDTVFGDFIHELTGPLVPQVFQGVREVHAVDAAGVHPLLLALGSERYTPYEAARRPRELLTMALHLLGTTQTALAKYVLVAAHEDAPGLSASHAPQFLRHLLERTDFARDLHFITHSTNDTLDYTGLGLNEGSKLIWAAAGEKRRELGLELTGSAADLPPLPEGFGDARVAGPGLLVLRGPKHTLGRNEPDPAMETLADALAHWPGREAFPLVVVADDAAFCAQDMDNFLWVAFTRSDPATDVYGARAQTRAKHWSCEVPLVMDARLKPFHAPPLEEDPATTRAVDALAAPGGPLHGYL, encoded by the coding sequence ATGGGCTACCGCAACATGCAGGAATGCCTCGCCGATCTGGAAGCGCACGGCCACCTGAAGCGCATCGACGCGGAGGTGGACCCGAATCTGGAGCTGGCGGCCATCCAGCGGCGAGCCTTCAGGGCCAAGGCTCCGGCCCTGCTGTTCACGCGGGTCAAGGGCACGTCTTTTCCCATGCTGTGCAATCTTTTCGGCACGCGCGAACGCCTGCACTATATTTTCAGAGACAGCCTGCCAGCGGTGCAAGCTGTGCTGGACGCCAAGGCCGATCCTGTGGCTGCCCTTAAAAAGCCCTGGCGCGCGTTGCCCGCAGTGCCGGGTCTTTGGCACATGCTGCCCAAGGTGCGGCGCGGCAATGGCGGCGAAGGAGGCAATGTGCCTGTGCTCGAATGCCGTTGCAAGCCTGCGGACTTGCCGCAGTTGACCTGCTGGCCTATGGATGGCGGCGCGTTTATCACGCTACCGCTCGTTTACACCGAAGACCCCGCCAAACCTGGAGCGGATTCCTCCAATCTTGGCATGTACCGGGTACAGCAGAGCGGCAATGAATACACGCCGGATGAAATGGGCCTGCACTACCAGATACACCGTGGTATCGGCGTGCACCACGCCCATGCCATCGCCGCAGGCCGTCCCTTGCCCGTGCATGTGTATGTGGGCGGCCCGCCAAGCCTTACCGTGGCCGCAGTCATGCCCCTGCCCGAAGGCTTGAGCGAACTGCGCTTCGCCGGACTTTTGGGCGGGCGGCGCATGGAGCTGGCACGGGCCGAAGGCCTGCCTTTGCCCGCACTGGCCGAAGCGGATTTTTGCATCAGCGGGCACATTATGCCTTCGCCCAAGCCCGAAGGGCCTTTTGGCGACCATGTGGGCTATTACAGCCTCACTCACGATTTTCCGGTGCTCAAGGTGGATGCGGTGTATCACCGCAAGGGAGCGGTGTGGCCCTTTACAGCTGTGGGGCGGCCACCGCAGGAAGACACGGTTTTCGGCGATTTCATCCACGAGCTTACCGGTCCTCTGGTGCCCCAGGTATTTCAGGGCGTTCGCGAGGTCCACGCTGTGGACGCAGCTGGTGTGCATCCTCTGCTGCTTGCCCTGGGCAGCGAGCGCTACACCCCTTATGAGGCAGCTCGCAGGCCGCGTGAATTGCTGACTATGGCTCTGCACCTGCTGGGAACCACCCAGACCGCCCTTGCCAAGTACGTTCTTGTGGCGGCTCATGAGGATGCCCCCGGCCTCAGCGCCAGCCATGCGCCACAGTTTTTACGCCATCTGCTTGAACGCACTGACTTCGCGCGTGATCTGCATTTCATTACGCACAGCACCAATGATACCCTGGACTATACGGGGCTTGGCCTCAATGAGGGCTCCAAGCTCATATGGGCCGCCGCTGGCGAGAAACGGCGTGAACTGGGCCTGGAACTGACAGGTTCGGCTGCGGATTTGCCGCCCCTGCCCGAGGGCTTCGGTGACGCGCGCGTGGCTGGTCCCGGCCTGCTGGTGCTGCGTGGCCCCAAACATACGCTGGGCAGAAATGAACCAGACCCGGCGATGGAAACTCTTGCGGATGCCTTGGCCCACTGGCCGGGGCGCGAGGCTTTTCCGCTGGTTGTCGTGGCCGATGACGCGGCATTTTGCGCGCAGGATATGGATAATTTTCTGTGGGTGGCCTTCACCCGGTCTGACCCGGCCACAGATGTGTACGGGGCTCGCGCGCAAACGCGGGCAAAGCACTGGTCATGTGAAGTGCCGCTTGTTATGGACGCCCGCCTGAAGCCCTTCCACGCTCCCCCCCTGGAAGAGGACCCGGCCACCACCCGCGCGGTGGATGCTCTGGCCGCACCCGGCGGGCCATTACACGGATACCTTTAA